A genomic region of Anas acuta chromosome 25, bAnaAcu1.1, whole genome shotgun sequence contains the following coding sequences:
- the SNX11 gene encoding sorting nexin-11 isoform X1, producing the protein MTSWSAARRKRIRDTPKPLEKNSNCSGEPGGRRPSTEELTTVRVQDPRVQNEGSWNSYVDYKIFLHTNSKAFTAKTSCVRRRYREFVWLRRQLQKNAGLVPVPELPGKSAFFVGSTDEFIEKRRQGLQQFLEKVVQNVVLLSDSRLHLFLQSQLSVPEIEACVQGRGTQTVTDAILHYAMSNCGWAQEEESRPALLPGGALRGSCASLGGPQGPGCLEPLPHWSDFGMDESCSDSPAEPAEPLGGPQEGQ; encoded by the exons ATGACTTCTTGGTCTGCGGCTAGGAGGAAAAGGATCCGGGACACACCTAAGCCACTTGAAAAGAATTCAAACTGCAGCGGAGAGCCAGGAGGGAGGAGGCCCAGCACCGAG GAGCTGACCACGGTGCGTGTCCAAGACCCCCGGGTGCAGAACGAAGGCTCCTGGAACTCCTACGTGGATTATAAAATCTTCCTCCAC aCCAACAGCAAGGCCTTTACTGCCAAGACCTCATGTGTGCGGCGCCGGTACCGTGAGTTCGTGTGGCTGCGGCGGCAGCTCCAGAAGAATGCTGGCCTGGT GCCCGTCCCAGAGCTGCCTGGGAAATCCGCCTTCTTTGTGGGCAGCACGGATGAATTTATTGAGAAGCGGagacaggggctgcagcagttCCTGGAGAA GGTCGTGCAGAACGTGGTGCTGCTCTCAGACAGCCGGCTGCACCTCTTCCTGCAGAGCCAGCTCTCGGTGCCCGAGATAGAGGCGTGCGTGCAGGGCCGGGGCACGCAGACGGTGACGGACGCCATCCTGCACTACGCCATGTCCAACTGCGGCTGGgcgcaggaggaggagagccgCCCCGCgctgctgccggggggggcccTGCGCGGCAG CTGTGCCAGCCTGGGGGGCCCGCAGGGGCCCGGCTGCCTGGAGCCCCTCCCGCACTGGAGCGACTTTGGCATGGACGAGAGCTGCTCGGACAGCCCGGCTGAGCCGGCCGAGCCCTTGGGCGGACCGCAGGAGGGGCAGTGA
- the SNX11 gene encoding sorting nexin-11 isoform X2, protein MLEGREEELTTVRVQDPRVQNEGSWNSYVDYKIFLHTNSKAFTAKTSCVRRRYREFVWLRRQLQKNAGLVPVPELPGKSAFFVGSTDEFIEKRRQGLQQFLEKVVQNVVLLSDSRLHLFLQSQLSVPEIEACVQGRGTQTVTDAILHYAMSNCGWAQEEESRPALLPGGALRGSCASLGGPQGPGCLEPLPHWSDFGMDESCSDSPAEPAEPLGGPQEGQ, encoded by the exons ATGTTGGAGGGCCGCGAGGAG GAGCTGACCACGGTGCGTGTCCAAGACCCCCGGGTGCAGAACGAAGGCTCCTGGAACTCCTACGTGGATTATAAAATCTTCCTCCAC aCCAACAGCAAGGCCTTTACTGCCAAGACCTCATGTGTGCGGCGCCGGTACCGTGAGTTCGTGTGGCTGCGGCGGCAGCTCCAGAAGAATGCTGGCCTGGT GCCCGTCCCAGAGCTGCCTGGGAAATCCGCCTTCTTTGTGGGCAGCACGGATGAATTTATTGAGAAGCGGagacaggggctgcagcagttCCTGGAGAA GGTCGTGCAGAACGTGGTGCTGCTCTCAGACAGCCGGCTGCACCTCTTCCTGCAGAGCCAGCTCTCGGTGCCCGAGATAGAGGCGTGCGTGCAGGGCCGGGGCACGCAGACGGTGACGGACGCCATCCTGCACTACGCCATGTCCAACTGCGGCTGGgcgcaggaggaggagagccgCCCCGCgctgctgccggggggggcccTGCGCGGCAG CTGTGCCAGCCTGGGGGGCCCGCAGGGGCCCGGCTGCCTGGAGCCCCTCCCGCACTGGAGCGACTTTGGCATGGACGAGAGCTGCTCGGACAGCCCGGCTGAGCCGGCCGAGCCCTTGGGCGGACCGCAGGAGGGGCAGTGA
- the SNX11 gene encoding sorting nexin-11 isoform X3: MLEGREETNSKAFTAKTSCVRRRYREFVWLRRQLQKNAGLVPVPELPGKSAFFVGSTDEFIEKRRQGLQQFLEKVVQNVVLLSDSRLHLFLQSQLSVPEIEACVQGRGTQTVTDAILHYAMSNCGWAQEEESRPALLPGGALRGSCASLGGPQGPGCLEPLPHWSDFGMDESCSDSPAEPAEPLGGPQEGQ; this comes from the exons ATGTTGGAGGGCCGCGAGGAG aCCAACAGCAAGGCCTTTACTGCCAAGACCTCATGTGTGCGGCGCCGGTACCGTGAGTTCGTGTGGCTGCGGCGGCAGCTCCAGAAGAATGCTGGCCTGGT GCCCGTCCCAGAGCTGCCTGGGAAATCCGCCTTCTTTGTGGGCAGCACGGATGAATTTATTGAGAAGCGGagacaggggctgcagcagttCCTGGAGAA GGTCGTGCAGAACGTGGTGCTGCTCTCAGACAGCCGGCTGCACCTCTTCCTGCAGAGCCAGCTCTCGGTGCCCGAGATAGAGGCGTGCGTGCAGGGCCGGGGCACGCAGACGGTGACGGACGCCATCCTGCACTACGCCATGTCCAACTGCGGCTGGgcgcaggaggaggagagccgCCCCGCgctgctgccggggggggcccTGCGCGGCAG CTGTGCCAGCCTGGGGGGCCCGCAGGGGCCCGGCTGCCTGGAGCCCCTCCCGCACTGGAGCGACTTTGGCATGGACGAGAGCTGCTCGGACAGCCCGGCTGAGCCGGCCGAGCCCTTGGGCGGACCGCAGGAGGGGCAGTGA
- the CBX1 gene encoding chromobox protein homolog 1, with protein MGKKQNKKKVEEVLEEEEEEYVVEKVLDRRVVKGKVEYLLKWKGFSDEDNTWEPEENLDCPDLIAEFLQSQKTAHESEKSEGSKRKAESDTEDKGEESKPKKKKEESEKPRGFARGFEPERIIGATDSSGELMFLMKWKNSDEADLVPAKEANIKCPQVVISFYEERLTWHSYPSEDDDKKEDKN; from the exons atgggaaaaaaacagaacaagaagaaaGTGGAAGAGGTCttagaggaagaggaggaggaatatGTGGTGGAGAAGGTCCTGGACCGGCGGGTGGTGAAGGGCAAGGTGGAATACCTGCTGAAGTGGAAAGGCTTCTCCGA TGAGGATAACACATGGGAGCCGGAGGAGAACCTTGACTGCCCAGACCTCATCGCTGAGTTCCTTCAGTCCCAGAAAACCGCCCATGAGAGCGAGAAGTCCGAGGGGAGCAAACGCAAAGCAGAATCTGACACAGAGGATAAAGGGGAAGAGAGCAAaccaaagaagaagaaggaggag TCGGAGAAACCGCGAGGCTTTGCCCGGGGCTTTGAGCCGGAACGGATCATCGGTGCCACGGACTCCAGCGGGGAGCTGATGTTCCTGATGAAGTG GAAGAACTCTGACGAGGCCGACCTGGTCCCTGCCAAGGAAGCCAACATCAAGTGCCCCCAGGTGGTGATCTCGTTCTATGAGGAGCGGTTGACATGGCATTCCTACCCCTCGGAGGACGATGACAAGAAAGAGGACAAGAACTAA